One window of the Yamadazyma tenuis chromosome 6, complete sequence genome contains the following:
- the MOSPD2 gene encoding Motile sperm domain-containing protein 2 (COG:U; EggNog:ENOG50KOG0439), with translation MQVYPKQLEFKSDFKTPTTAYLTVKNTSSYPLAFKAKINVKNVYSVKPNIRVVNPQESVNVSFTLPTLRYRLPVNYQSKHQFLIMSLPSDGLTTDELSNNWPELQKKYGDSLQLDKIKVKYVNLNESAEAPAAAADLGVGSPTKLNGKSKRISKFVANGSANSTNGSVAGTAAAGAAVGAAGAVASVGAKRSSGSTSRSPADEVQTYNGAPREHVSQQPSNNNYQSAYQAAKAKEIKEAQASRESQTLVPSDISKEFETLHESNERLGKKLDSIERLIIIALMLLSFILGKSMV, from the coding sequence ATGCAAGTATATCCTAAACAATTGGAGTTCAAAAGCGACTTCAAGACGCCTACCACTGCCTACCTTACCGTCAAGAATACCAGTTCATATCCATTAGCTTTTAAGGCCAAAATTAATGTTAAGAATGTGTATTCTGTTAAACCTAATATCAGAGTTGTAAATCCCCAGGAATCGGTCAACGTCTCGTTTACTTTACCAACATTGAGATATCGGTTACCTGTAAACTATCAATCGAAGCACCAATTCTTAATAATGTCGTTGCCAAGTGATGGTCTCACTACTGACGAACTCTCTAACAACTGGCCAGAGTTGCAGAAAAAGTACGGTGACTCCTTGCAATTGGACAAAATTAAGGTCAAGTATGTGAACCTCAATGAATCTGCTGAGGCACCAGCCGCGGCTGCCGATTTGGGTGTTGGATCTCCAACTAAATTGAATGGAAAATCCAAAAGGATTTCCAAATTTGTTGCTAACGGCTCAGCTAACAGCACCAATGGTTCTGTCGCCGGAACAGCTGCTGCCGGTGCAGCCGTTGGGGCAGCGGGTGCGGTAGCATCGGTAGGAGCTAAACGTTCCTCTGGTTCTACAAGTCGCCTGCCGGCCGATGAAGTTCAGACTTATAACGGTGCTCCACGTGAACATGTTAGCCAACAGCCTTCAAACAACAATTACCAAAGTGCGTACCAAGCTGCTAaggccaaagaaatcaaagaagcaCAGGCGTCGCGGGAATCACAGACGTTGGTACCTTCCGATATTTCAAAGGAATTCGAGACTTTACACGAACTGAATGAAAGATTAGGGAAGAAATTGGACAGTATTGAAAGGTTGATTATCATTGCATTGATGCTTCTTTCGTTTATTCTTGGGAAATCAATGGTTTAG
- a CDS encoding Ulp1 protease family protein (MEROPS:MER0005204; EggNog:ENOG503P3UZ; COG:O) — translation MLSRIYRYVRKEERTPSPSEITNGQTDRTFDPEVEEIDEVDLLADELEGDSLIIDESRSGPIYNHILRPQQYGTSFANAVDFKSDSDFKLVKFNSEVDLFPKITKLKNEYETKINKFYLPDLHRLEKKVPSGVISDERFKYSVDYKLQEVEDEKKEKVSKVVPLSPEQLQEVNKALRDHNSQRVVVSNYQIDITVRDIQTLRPQQWLNDNIIDYYFNLISDQNSDYYSWTSHFYTTLQERGYDGVRRWSKRRKLNLFEKKLIFIPINISSTHWALSIINNQNKTIEYFDSLRIISGEFSGLYLIKSYMEGEVIRLGASVDISEYRFLPNSQVPQQKNGFDCGVFTCICANYLSQSKGLDYSQKDMPIFRHRMIYEILHGKLLK, via the coding sequence ATGCTATCTAGAATATATAGATACGTTCGAAAAGAAGAGCGGACGCCTTCACCATCTGAGATCACCAATGGTCAAACTGACAGAACATTTGAtccagaagttgaagaaattgatgaagtcgATTTACTTGCCGATGAGCTAGAAGGTGATTCTCTCATTATCGACGAATCCCGTTCAGGACCTATCTACAATCATATACTTCGACCCCAACAATATGGAACATCTTTTGCCAATGCTGTCGACTTTAAATCAGATTCCGACTTCAAACTTGTAAAGTTCAACTCCGAAGTGGACCTTTTCCCCAAAATtaccaaattgaagaatgagTATGAAACAAAGATTAACAAGTTCTATTTACCAGATTTACACAGACTCGAGAAGAAAGTGCCAAGTGGTGTCATATCAGATGAAAGATTTAAATACTCCGTTGACTACAAACTCCAGGAGGTTGAAGacgaaaagaaagaaaaggtgaGCAAGGTTGTACCTTTGTCTCCTGAACAATTACAAGAAGTCAATAAAGCATTGCGTGATCACAATTCTCAAAGGGTGGTTGTTTCCAATTACCAAATAGACATAACGGTAAGGGACATTCAAACTTTAAGACCCCAACAATGGTTAAATGATAATATAATAGATTACTACTTCAATCTCATTTCAGATCAAAATTCTGACTATTACAGCTGGACCAGCCATTTCTATACAACATTACAAGAGAGAGGATATGATGGGGTTAGACGATGGTCCAAAAGGCGGAAATTGAACctttttgaaaagaagctCATATTCATACCTATCAACATTAGTTCAACTCATTGGGCATTATCCATTATCAATAACCAAAACAAGACTATCGAATACTTTGATTCATTGAGGATAATCAGTGGAGAATTCTCTGGCCTTTATTTGATTAAATCATATATGGAAGGGGAGGTTATAAGGCTTGGAGCTCTGGTTGATATAAGCGAGTATAGGTTTCTTCCAAACTCCCAAGTCCCTCAACAGAAAAATGGATTTGACTGTGGTGTTTTTACTTGTATCTGTGCTAACTACTTATCACAGTCCAAGGGTTTAGATTATAGTCAAAAGGATATGCCCATATTCCGTCACAGAATGATTTACGAGATATTACATGGAAAATTACTAAAGTAA